The following are from one region of the Salvia hispanica cultivar TCC Black 2014 chromosome 1, UniMelb_Shisp_WGS_1.0, whole genome shotgun sequence genome:
- the LOC125220473 gene encoding uncharacterized protein LOC125220473 codes for MASGKSAASRTDTISTTLDDVITGGHSTAVVGDYVTVRASDAVSVIRSRMDVSEPLEMFPGWPPPAPPFGTQLSTLSSAPMPIFTYTPTPTVSQSVPIPSGFSSTPTPSFGLVSTLPHTIGAFFSSTVPQTVPGMGFSESTTMTTRLPQYQQDLSINRVPNRPLLRRPHMVNPLSCLGPPDIRHTGSHNFQDPHSRSGVKMKPPCFDGTKVNNWIRGIQFYFDHIGTPENQCLHYVIALLDPVVADWIWNYCSSHEHITWFDFLDDVRRRFNPQCYTSHIGLIKKLHQTAGLKQPVQDEVLLHQPLTPAAAFTLAVQIAGCHRDLAQPAPSASRRPWQQRDSRPGAIFTTPSGPSQASPATQVRQGPPPPRPEGSKTSIIWLSAAEKAE; via the exons ATGGCTTCAGGCAAATCTGCGGCGAGCAGGACGGACACCATCAGCACCACACTCGACGACGTCATCACTGGTGGTCACTCAACCGCCGTTGTCGGCGATTATGTTACAGTTAGAGCATCTGACGCGGTCAGCGTAATTCGTTCACGAATGGATGTGAGCGAGCCCCTGGAAATGTTTCCAGGGTGGCCGCCACCAGCCCCTCCGTTCGGCACTCAGCTATCCACCCTTAGTTCGGCCCCTATGCCAATCTTCACCTATACGCCGACACCGACAGTCAGCCAATCTGTTCCGATTCCATCTGGTTTCTCGTCGACACCGACACCCTCTTTCGGATTGGTGTCTACTCTGCCACACACCATAGGCGCTTTTTTCTCCTCAACGGTGCCTCAGACTGTGCCGGGAATGGGGTTTTCTGAATCCACGACCATGACAACGAGATTGCCGCAGTATCAGCAAGACTTGAGCATCAATCGCGTTCCGAATCGCCCACTGTTGCGCCGGCCTCATATGGTTAACCCATTGTCGTGTTTGGGTCCCCCCGACATCCGCCATACCGGTAGCCACAATTTTCAGGATCCTCACTCTCGTTCGGGTGTCAAAATGAAGCCTCCTTGTTTCGATGGCACAAAGGTGAATAATTGGATTCGGGGcatccaattttattttgaccaCATTGGCACACCGGAAAACCAGTGCTTGCACTACGTCATCGCTCTTTTAGACCCCGTGGTTGCCGACTGGATTTGGAATTACTGCTCCAGTCACGAGCATATTACGTGGTTTGACTTCTTGGATGACGTTCGTCGACGGTTCAACCCTCAGTGCTATACGAGTCATATTGGCTTGATCAAAAAGCTCCATCAAACAG CTGGACTAAAACAACCTGTGCAAGACGAGGTGCTTCTCCATCAACCGCTGACCCCGGCGGCAGCTTTCACCTTGGCGGTACAGATCGCAGGGTGTCACCGGGACTTGGCGCAGCCAGCGCCCAGCGCGAGCCGCAGACCGTGGCAGCAACGCGACTCTCGTCCTGGGGCCATTTTTACCACTCCATCGGGTCCTAGCCAGGCATCGCCGGCTACCCAGGTCCGCCAGGGACCGCCACCACCGCGACCAGAGGGCTCTAAGACATCGATTATTTGGCTCTCCGCCGCTGAGAAAGCGGAATGA